DNA sequence from the Vicia villosa cultivar HV-30 ecotype Madison, WI linkage group LG3, Vvil1.0, whole genome shotgun sequence genome:
AGCTGAACGTGAGTCGGTTATGGCCGAACAAGGTAGCGTCAGAAACGAAAGCGTTGACGGTGGCGATGATGACTATGATGATGACGATTGGGAAGGTGTCGAGAGTACTGAATTGGATGAAGCTTTCAGCGCCGCTACTGCTTTTGTTGCCGCCGCCGCTGCCGATCGGTTATCTCAGAAGGTTTCTAATGATATTCAGCTTCAGCTTTATGGACTGTATAAAATTGCAACCGAAGGTCCGTGTAGCACGCCTCAGCCTTCTCCCCTCAAAATGACGGCTCGTTCCAAATGGTATGGATTCTTCTTTCTTATATTCTTGTAGCACTTGCTTTCTCTGAAACTGTTCTGTGTGAGTGTGAATCTTGTAGACGACAAAACAAATGAAAAGTTTTAACAGTAAGCGACACAACTTAAGGAAAGTATTGATAACATATATTTGGAATCTTTTGTTTGTGCTGGTTTATGAGTTTTAGTAACAATGTTTTTTTCTGGCTATGTTCAAATACCAAACTCAAATGTGGGATCCACTGTTTTTGAGCTTATTTTAGATGTAATTATGTTATTAACTTCAATTTGGGATCCACTGTTACTGGCAATTTGATGTATCCATTTTTTCCTTTCTGGTCAAATATTGTCATTTGAGTTTTAAAAACCGTTAACATACATGTTTTTGCGATTTCGGTCGGTACAAGTGTCGCGACACTGATTGTGGTCGTCGCGGTGTGAATTATCCATAATTTATTCTTTAATATAGAAAACGGTGATACCGGTATCGGTATCGGCATCTGCCAAAACTGTTTTGTCGCGGCCGTTTTCGCGGCTGCGgaccgttttttaaaaccctgATTGTCATCTTGCTGCACCCTATAGAAcgaattattattttgttaactGTTTTGGTTAGATGCTAATATCTCTCCAACCCTTTGTAGGCAAGCGTGGCAGAAATTGGGTGCTATGCCACCTGAAGATGCAATGCAGAAGTACATTGACATTGTGTCCGAGCTATATCCTACTTGGCTTGATGGTGCACCTTTGGTGAGCTAATGAACTGGTTCTTGTGTTCTAAATCGATGAATCACGGTTTTTTcattagatttgaaatgaaagTAGTATGTTTACTACTTACATTGGTCCTAATCCTTGTTGTGTCTGTAACAGAGAAGCAGAACTGGCGATAGTGGGGGCCCTAGTTCAGACGCTCGGGGACCAATGGGACCAGTATTCAGCTCTTTTGTTTATGAAGAAGAATGCAGCACTGACTCGTAAGATTTTGTAAAACTCAAACTATATCTGTTTTTGTGCATATATCTACGGTAGAAGATGGCTACACATTACCAATTTGCTATTAAATGTAATTGCCTTGATGTTTTCTCAATGTTTTTCCCGTGATTAGAATATCTACTGTAGATGGTCGTGAGATACTAATTTGTTATGAATTAAATGTAATTGCCTGGATGTTTTCTCTATGTTTTACCAGTAATTAGAATATCTACTGTAGATGGCCACGAGTTACTAATTTGTTATGAATTAGATGCAATTGCCTTGGTGTTTTCTCAATGTTTTTCTAGTAATTAGAATGGAGGGATGTTTTGAAGTGGTAATGCTAATAGTTTGATTCTTTAACCTCTTGTGGTACTTAAAAAGGTTTACGAATCTATCTGGAGCAGATTCTCGCTCCATGTACAAAGGCTCCTCTGCCCTTTTTTTGGTACTTAGAAGGTCTATGAATCTCTGGAGTGAGACTAATTCTCGCTCCATTTACAGAGGCTAATCTCCCCCTTCTTTAATCTTGTCTTTACTCGCAATATTTACTCTGAAGGCTCTGATGTGAGCCTCTGTAGTTTCTCTCTTATTTTGGGTCGTTATATATTATACTTTTATCATCTATAATTTattactatttaaaaaaaagaagactGTATTAGAGtaacatgaacacacattttgcTGCTTTTCGTGAGACAACTTGGTTCATGTTTGCTGCTTCGTTATCTTTTCTTCAACTAAAAGTGTTGTTTTCAGTTTTTTACCTTGACTCAGATTTAGTTGTTTCCTCTGATTTTGTCTTGTTATATCCTAGGCTTGGGATACACGCAAAGTGATGACAGGCCTTGTCGATTTTAAACATTACAAATCAAATCCTTATTTTAACAAAGCAAGGATAGTATTGTTTTCTGGTTCCATGGATTAAGACAACcttttttaatttgattgattcaatattttttttatgtagttGTGTGACTAATTTTCATCTTAGTGTTTGTATTCGTTTCTTGTATTGTCAACTCTTAAGTTTCCAAGTTTTTCATGTTAGTGGGTAAAGTAGGACGTTCTAAATTGTTGATGAGAACATTATACTAAGTTTACATGCATAACAAATTATGGATATGTTAAAATATCAACTTTGGTCAGACTTTATTATTTTACCCTTTGAACCAAGAGATCACTTTGGAGATGCCAAAAATGCTTGAGGAAACTAATACACATACTCTCATTAATCTATTTCGTTGCCGTGTCTTTTGTCCTCCTTTTGCATTgccttttttttaacactaaccATGAATCTTCACCCATACGtatgattcttcttcaaaagGCTACAGTTTCTTGGGAAAATAAAATATTGGTAGATATTTATGTTCATTGTCTTCCTATACAGGAAAATGGATGCCATTCACGGATTTGCTAGAGAGGGAGATGTGACTAACCTACTCAAGTGTGTTGAAAATGGCGTTTCAGTGA
Encoded proteins:
- the LOC131661281 gene encoding acyl-CoA-binding domain-containing protein 1 — protein: MGEWHDWQSLLQSIFLGLIFSYFLAKLISIVVSFNNENLTITRNTNPTTTADDASKHDDIVSDTGHRIEAERESVMAEQGSVRNESVDGGDDDYDDDDWEGVESTELDEAFSAATAFVAAAAADRLSQKVSNDIQLQLYGLYKIATEGPCSTPQPSPLKMTARSKWQAWQKLGAMPPEDAMQKYIDIVSELYPTWLDGAPLRSRTGDSGGPSSDARGPMGPVFSSFVYEEECSTDSKMDAIHGFAREGDVTNLLKCVENGVSVNLKDSEGRTPLHWAVDRGHLDVTELLLGRNADVNAKDNDGQTPLHYAVTCEREAIAEYLVKHSADINSKDNDGSSSRDICSSKWPFMQHEGEAK